Within Novosphingobium resinovorum, the genomic segment TGACGCCGGCGCTTTGCGCCACCATCCTCAAGCCGCACCGGAACGACGAGCATCAGGGCAAGGGGCTGCTGGCGCGCTTCTTCCGCTGGTTCAACGACAAGTTCGACCGCGGCACCGAGAAGTACCGGGGCGGCGTACGTCGCACCGCCAATGGCTGGAAGCGCTCTGGCCTCGTCTACCTGCTGATCGTGGGCTGCATGGTGTTCCTGTTCACGCGCCTGCCCGGCGGCTTCCTGCCGGACGAGGACCAGGGCGTGGTCATCGCGCTCGTCCAGGGGCCTTCGGGCGGAACCCTGCCACGCACGCAGAAGGGCCTCGACCTCGTCAACAAGCACTTCCTCGAGGATGAGAAGGCGAACGTCGTATCGGTGTTCACGATCAACGGTTTCTCCTTCTCCGGTCAGGGCCAGAATGCAGGCATGGCCTTCGTGATGCTGCGTGACTGGAAGGATAGAGGCGGGGCGGAGAACCGCGCACCGGCGATCGTCGGGCGCGCGATGGGGGCTTTCTCCAAGTACCGTGACGCGATGATCTTCGCGCTGACCCCGCCTGCGGTGCAGGAACTGGGCAACGCCACCGGCTTCGACATGTGGCTGGTCGACGAGACCAACATGGGTCACGACAAGCTGCTGGCAGCGCGCAACCAGCTGCTCGGCATGGCGTCGCAGGACAAGCGCGTGGCGCAGGTCCGTCCGGTCAGCCTCGACGATGCGGCGCAGCTCGACGTCAAGATCGATCAGGACAAGGCAGCTGCGCTTGGCCTTGACCTTGCCGCGATCAATTCCGAGATCGGCACCGCCTGGGGTGGTTCCTACGTCAACGACTTCCTCGACCGTGGCCGTACCAAGCGCGTCTATATCCAGGCGGACCAGCAGTATCGCTCTTCGCCGGAGGCTCTTTCGAACCTCTACGTACGAGGCACCAGCGGCCAGATGGCGCCGTTCAGTGCTTTCTCCGAGCTGTCGTGGAAGAAGGCGCCGGTGATTCTCACGCGCTATAACGGCCGTCCCGCCATGCAGCTTCAGGGCGCGCCGGGCCAGGGCCTGAGCACCGGCGGCGCGATGCAGGCGATCGAGGAGATGCAGCAGAAGCTGCCCGCAGGCACCGGCATCGAATGGACCGGCCTGTCCTACGAGGAGCGCCTTTCGGGCGGTCAGGCGCCGATGCTCTATGCATTGTCGCTGGCGATCGTATTCCTTTGCCTCGCGGCTCTGTACGAGAGCTGGTCGGTGCCGATCGCGGTCATGCTGGTGGTGCCGCTGGGCGTCGTCGGCGCGCTGTTCGCCGCCTGGCTTACGGGGCTCGGCAACGACATCTACCTGCAGGTCGGCCTGATCACCACGATCGGCGTCTCGGCCAAGAACGCGATCCTCATCGTCGAGTTCGCGGAGGAGCGTGTACAGTCCGGCATGAACGCCTTCGACGCGGCGATGGAAGCGGCAAGGCTGCGTCTTCGCCCGATCCTGATGACCTCGCTGGCCTTCGTCTTCGGCGTGCTGCCGCTGGCAGTCTCGACCGGCGCGGGCGCGGGCGGCCAGAATGCCATCGGCCGCGCGGTGGTGGGCGGCATGCTCTCCGCCACGATCTTCGCGATCTTCTTCGTGCCGATGTTCTTCGTGGTCGTCGCCCGCCTGTTCAAGCACGGGCAGACCGACCGCAAGCCGACGAACACCGACGATGAGCCTCACGCTGACGGCGCCCACGGCGCGGCACCGCAGGAAAGCTGAACATGAAAAAGTCGATCCTCATCCTGCTCGCCGGCACCACGCTGCTCGCCGGGTGCAACCTTGCTCCCAAGTACGAGCGACCGGCGGGCGCCGTCCCGGTGGCGCTGCCGCAAGGCGGCGTCTATCCGGCCGCCCCGACCGATGCGCAGGACGTATCGCGCATCGGCTGGCGGGACTTCTTCCTCGACGACAGGCTGCGGCAGGTCATCGAGGCGGGCCTTGCCAACAACCGAGATCTGCGGATCGCGGCGGGCAACGTCCAGCAGGCGCGGGCGCAGTACCGCGTCCAGCGCGCCGACCGGTTGCCCACGGTCAATGCCACCGGCACCGCGACTTACACCAACAACCTGATGGGCGCGGGCGCGGCCGGTGGTACGGGTGGCAGCTCGGACATCGAGATCTATCAGGCGACCGTGGGTCTTTCGGCTTTCGAACTCGACCTGTTCGGCCGTGTCCGCAACTTGTCGCGCGCCGCGCAGGAGCAATACTTCGCCAGCGAGGAAGCCCAGCGTTCGACACGCATCAGCCTCATCGCCGAGATCGCCAATGCCTGGCTGACGATGGCCTCGGACAGCGAACAGCTGCGCCTCTCGCGCGAGACGGCGAAGGCGTTCGAGAAGACGCTGGACCTCACCCGCGCGCAGTTCCGCATCGGCACCGGCTCGGAACTGGAAGTGCGGCAGGCGGAGACCAGCTACCAGAGTGCCGTCAACGACATCGCCGCGCTGGAAACCAGCGTGGCGCGGGATCAGAACGCGCTCAACCTGCTGGTCGGCACCACCGTCGCGGCGGAACAGCTCCCCACCGGCTTCGGCACCGAGCCGATGACCCGTGACGCACTGCCGGGTGACGTGTCCTCCGAAGTCCTGCTGCGCCGCCCCGACGTGCTGCAGGCCGAACACCAGTTGATCGCGGAGAACGCCAACATCGGCGCGGCCCGTGCGGCGTTCTTCCCGACGATCTCGCTGACCGGCACGCTCGGCACGCTGAGCACGGCGCTCGGCGGTCTGTTCAAGGACGGCAGCTACACTTACACCGGCTCGCCCAGCGCCTCGCTGCCGCTGTTCGACTTCGGCCGCCGTTCGGGCAATCTCGAATACGCCAAGGCGTCGCAGAAGGTGGCCGTCGCGACTTACGAGAAGGCGGTCCAGACCGCGTTCAAGGAAGTCTCCGACGCGCTTGCCCAGCGCGGCCGCATTGGCGACCAGATCCGTGCGCAGACCACGCGCGCCGAAGCTGCGGGCGTGGCGGCAAAGCTGTCCGACGCGCGGTTCCGTTCGGGCGTGGACTCGTTCCTGACCACGCTCGACGCGCAGCGCACCGCCTACGGGGCCGAGCAGGCGCTGGTCACCACGCGGCTGACGCAGGCCAGCAATCTGGTGGAGCTATATCGCTCGCTGGGCGGCGGCCTGGAGGAAACCACCCCGGTCGGCGGCGAACAGCCCGCCCGTTAACCCCTTGGTCCCGGTGAGAGCCGGGATCGCGGACGGTCCTTGCGCACCACCCCACCGAGCCGGTGTGCGAGGGCCGTCCGTGCCCGCTGGGCATGACGAAGTGTGTCGATCGTCCCGATTTTGCGCCTTAGGCACTCGACAGGCGCGCCCGAACCGTGTTGTGGGAGCAGCGAATCCTATCGCCTCGACGATGGGATCGCACGCTGACTTTGGCCACTGACCACGGGACGAACACATGGACGAGACGCTGCGCCGCGCCGCACTTGATTACCACCGCCTGCCTCGGCCCGGCAAGCTGACCATCGAACCGACCAAGCGCATGGTGAACCAGCGCGACCTTGCGCTGGCCTATTCGCCCGGCGTCGCCGTGCCCTGCATGGAAATCGCCGAAGATCCCGCCAAGGCGCTGGACTATACCGCGCGCGGCAACCTCGTCGCGGTGATCTCGAACGGCACCGCCGTGCTCGGCCTTGGCGCGATCGGCGCGCTGGCCTCGAAGCCGGTGATGGAAGGCAAGGCCGTCCTGTTCAAGAAGTTCGCCGACATCGACGTGTTCGACATCGAGGTCGACACCACCGACGCCGACAAGTTCATCGAGGCGGTGGCGCTGCTGGAGCCGACCTTCGGCGGCATCAACCTCGAAGACATCAAGGCGCCCGAGTGCTTCTACATCGAGGCCGAGCTGAAGAAGCGCATGAACATCCCGGTGTTCCATGACGACCAGCACGGCACCGCGATCGTCGTCGCCGCCGCCGTGCGCAATGCGCTGGTGCTGCAGGGCCGCACGCTGGCCGATGCCAAGCTCGTCACCTCGGGCGCGGGCGCGGCGGCGCTGGCCTGCGTCGATCTGCTCGTCTCGATGGGCCTGCCGATCGAGAACGTGACGCTGACCGACAAGGACGGCGTGATCCATTCCGGCCGCGAGGGCATGTTGCCCAACATGGCGCGCTATGCCCGCGATACCAACGCGCGTTCGCTGCCCGACGTGTTGCCGGGCGCCACCGTGTTCCTCGGCCTCTCGGCGCCGGGCGTGCTCAAGCCGGAGTGGCTGCCGCTCTTGGGCGACAAGCCGCTGATCTTCGCGCTCGCCAACCCCGAGCCGGAAATCCGCCCCGAGGCCGCCCGCGAAGTGCGCCCCGATGCGATCATCGCCACGGGCCGTTCGGACTATCCGAACCAGGTCAACAACGTCCTGTGCTTCCCCTACATCTTCCGCGGCGCGCTGGACGCAGGCGCGACGCAGATCAACGAGGCGATGAAGGCCGCCGCCGCCGAGGCCATCGCCGGTCTGGCGCGCATGCCCGCGCATGACAGCGTTGCGCAGGCATACGGCGGCCGCAAGCTGGTGTTCGGCCCCGAGTACATCATCCCCACCCCGTTCGACCCGCGCCTGATCGTCGAGATCGCCGGCGCCGTCGCCAAGGCGGCGATGGATTCGGGCGTCGCGACCAAGACGCTCGACATCGCCGAGTACAAGCGGTCGCTGGCGAACATGAACACCCGCTCGGGCCAGCTCATGCTGCCGGTCTACCAGGCCGCGCGCGGGGCGATGAAGCGCGTGGCTTATGGCGAGGGCGAGGACGAACGCGTGCTGCGCGCGGTGCAGGATGCGCTCGACGAAGGCATGGTGCGCCCGACGCTGGTGGGCCGCCGCCGGATTCTGGAGCAGAAGCTGCCCGAACTCGGCCTGTCGTTCCGCCTTGGCGAGCACGTCGATCTCGTCGATCCCGAGACCGACCACGAACTGATGGGCGAACTGGTCGCGGCCTATGGCGCCATCGCCAGCCGCAAGGGCGTGCCGACCGCCGAAGTGCTGCGCCACACCTACCGCCGCCCGACCGTCACCGCCGCGATGCTGCTGCGCACCGGCAAGGTCGATGCGGCGCTGGTCGGCGGCAACTCGGAGTACTGGGGCCAGATCGAGCACGTGTTGCGCATCATCGACCGCGCGCCCGACGTGAAGCGCGTCTATGCGCTGTCGGGCCTGATCCTCGATGCGGGCGTGCTGTTCCTGACCGACACCCACATGGTGCCCGATCCGACGCCTGAGCAGATCGCCGAGATGACGGTGCTGGCGGCGGATGCGGTGCGCCGCTTCGGCCTCGACCCGAAGGTGGCGCTGCTGTCGCACTCGAACTTCGGTTCTTCGAACAGCCCCAGCGCCCGCAAGATGCGCTCGGCGGCGCAGCTGGTGCGCAAGGTCGCGCCGGAACTGCGCGTGGACGGCGAAATGCACGCCGACGCCGCGCTCAGCCAGGCGCTGCGCGAGAAGCTGGTGCCGGATTCGGGCTTCGAGGGCGCGGCGAACCTGCTGGTCATGCCGAACCTCGATGCGGCGAACATCACGCTGACCGCGCTTTCGGCCTCGTCCAGCTCGCCGACGGTCGGCCCGATGCTGCTGGGCCTGTCGCAGCCGATCCACGTGCTGACGCCGGGGGTCACCGCGCGCGGCATCCTGAACCTGACCAGCATCGCGGTCTGCGCCGCCGACGGGCATTGAGTTGAGCCAAATCCTCCCCGTCGCACAGCGATGGGGAGGGGGACCGCCTGCGTAGCAGGTGGTGGAGGGGGTGGACTGCCCCCTCCGTCAGCCCTTGGGGCTGCCACCTCCCCATTGCTTCGCAACAGGGAGGATACGCATCTTACAGCACCAGCGGCGCGTGGTTGATCTGCGGCAGCACGTGCCGCGAGAACAGGTCCGCCTCCGCCGCATGCGGATAGCCCGACAGGATGAAGGCATCGATGCCCTCGGCCTGATAGGCGCGTATCTTCGCCAGCACCTGATCCGGATCGCCGACGATGGCGGCCCCGCAGCCCGAACGTGCGCGGCCGATGCCGGTCCACAGATTCTCTTCCACGAAGCCGTCGCCGCCTGCCGCGCCGCGCAGTTCGGCCTGACGGGTCACCCCGACGCTGGCGGTGTCGAGCGACTTCTGGCGGATCGCCTCGCCCGCCGCATCGTCCAGCTTGGACAGCAGACGATCGGCATAGACGCGCGCCTCGTCCTCGGTCTCGCGCACGATGACGTGAGCGCGGTAGCCGAACTTGAGCGTGCGGCCGTACTTCGCCGCGCGTGCGGTCATGTCCGCGATCGTCTCGCGCACCTTGTCCATCGTGTCGGGCCACATCAGGTAGACGTCGCAGCCCTTGGCCGCCGCCTCGCGCGCGTCTTCGGACAGGCCGCCGAAGTAGAGCGGCGGGCACTTACCCGATACCGTGGTGATGCGCGCCGGGGGCAGGTCGAGGTTGTAGAACTCGCCCTCGTACTTCAGGTGCTCGCCGTTCAGCATGATCTTGAGGATCTGCATCACCTCGAGCGTGCGCTGGTAGCGGGCGCGGCTGTCCAGCTTCTCGCCCGGCAGGTCGGACGAGATGATGTTCACCGTCAGACGGCCGCCCAGAATGCGGTCGAGCGTGGCGATGCGGCGCGCCAGCTGCGGTGGCCAGTCCTCGCCCATGCGCACCGCCCAGAGCAGGCGGATCTTCTCCACCAGCGGGGCGATGGCGCCCGCGAACATGGTGGTGTCGATGCCCAGCGCATAGCCGGAGGGGAGCAGGATGTTGTCGAACCCGCCCTTTTCGGCCTGCAGCACGATGTTGCGGCAATGCTCCCAGCTGGAGGCCAGCGCCGGATCGGGCTGGCCAAGGAACTCGTAGTCATCGTCGCACAGCGCCGAAAACCAGCTTACCTCACAGGTCTTGTCAGTAGTGCTCACGGCAGGGGCTCTCCTTTCGATGCGACCAGTACCGCGTACCAGCTGGCGCGGGTCCAGCGGACCTTGAGTGCGTCAGTGGCTTCCGCGATCCGGTCGGCCTTTTGTGATCCGACGATGGGGATGATGCGCGCCGGGTGCGCCATGATCCAGCTGTAGGCGGCCGCCGTGCGCGACACGCCGAACTCTTCCGCGGCAGAATCGAGCAGCGCGGCGACTTCCTTCGTGCGCGCGTCTTCCGGGTTGGCGATGCGGCCACCGCCCAGCGGCGACCATGCCAGCACGGCCATGTCCATGGCGATCGCCTGGTCCAGTTCGCCGTTCTCGATCGTGTCGAGACGCAGGGCCGAGATTTCCGGCTGGGTGGAGACGATCGGCAGGCTCACGAACTGCTGCAGCGTGGCGATCTGGCTGACGGTGAAGTTGGAAACGCCGAAGCTGCGGATCTTGCCCGCCTTATGTGCCGCTTCGACGGCCTTTGCGATTTCCGAAGGGTGCGTGAGGATGTCGGGACGATGAATCTGCCACAGCTCGACGGTGTCGGTGCCGAGGCGCTTGAGCGAGGCGTCGATGGCGCTGGTGAGGTATTCGGCGCTCGAATCGTAAGGCAGGGGGGGCATGATGCCGCCCTTGGTGGCGATCACCAGCTTCTCGCGCAGGCCCGGTTCGCTGGCGAGCGCCTTGCCCAGCAGCGCTTCCGCATCGCCGAAGCCGCCCTTGCCGTCGAAGCCGTAGATGTCGGCGGTGTCGATGAAGTCGATCCCGGCATCGAGCGCCGCATGGAGCAGGCGCACGGCATCGGCGGCTTCGCCTTCCATGCGCCAGTTGCCCCAGGCGAGGGCGGAGACTTCGATGCCGCTCTTGCCAAGCTGGCGGCGGGCGGCCGGGGAGGGGAGGTAGGTCATGGGTGTTCCTGTCAGGAGAGAAGATCGGGATTGATGCGGGCGACCGAGGCACGCTCGA encodes:
- a CDS encoding efflux RND transporter permease subunit: MSRYFIDRPIFAWVIAIVLMMAGIIAIRSLPVAQFPEIAPPTVSISATYPGADAETLERTTTQIIEQQLKGIDNLRYFSAASSSAGTVTITLTFEQGTDPDIAQVQVQNKLQAATPLLPQEVQRQGVQVQKSAASFLLVTAIYSEDGSHSATDLADYLVSQVQDPVSRINGVGELQIFGTQYAMRIWVDPLKLRSYDLTIADVTTAISAQNAQVSAGQIGALPAPKEQMLNATVSVQSRLQTPEEFGNIRLRSTQGGATVRLRDVARVELGAELYGFDTQFNGKPASGFGVRLASGANALDTVDAVKAEVQKIAKNFPSDVKVAFPYDSTPFVRLSIEQVVHTLVEAVVLVFLVMFLFLQNWRATLIPTIAVPVVLLGTFGVMSVLGYSINTLTLFGMVLAIGLLVDDAIVVVENVERLIQEEHLSPKQAARKSMDEISGALVGIGMVLSAVFLPMAFFGGSTGVIYRQFSITIVSSMALSVMVALILTPALCATILKPHRNDEHQGKGLLARFFRWFNDKFDRGTEKYRGGVRRTANGWKRSGLVYLLIVGCMVFLFTRLPGGFLPDEDQGVVIALVQGPSGGTLPRTQKGLDLVNKHFLEDEKANVVSVFTINGFSFSGQGQNAGMAFVMLRDWKDRGGAENRAPAIVGRAMGAFSKYRDAMIFALTPPAVQELGNATGFDMWLVDETNMGHDKLLAARNQLLGMASQDKRVAQVRPVSLDDAAQLDVKIDQDKAAALGLDLAAINSEIGTAWGGSYVNDFLDRGRTKRVYIQADQQYRSSPEALSNLYVRGTSGQMAPFSAFSELSWKKAPVILTRYNGRPAMQLQGAPGQGLSTGGAMQAIEEMQQKLPAGTGIEWTGLSYEERLSGGQAPMLYALSLAIVFLCLAALYESWSVPIAVMLVVPLGVVGALFAAWLTGLGNDIYLQVGLITTIGVSAKNAILIVEFAEERVQSGMNAFDAAMEAARLRLRPILMTSLAFVFGVLPLAVSTGAGAGGQNAIGRAVVGGMLSATIFAIFFVPMFFVVVARLFKHGQTDRKPTNTDDEPHADGAHGAAPQES
- a CDS encoding efflux transporter outer membrane subunit, yielding MKKSILILLAGTTLLAGCNLAPKYERPAGAVPVALPQGGVYPAAPTDAQDVSRIGWRDFFLDDRLRQVIEAGLANNRDLRIAAGNVQQARAQYRVQRADRLPTVNATGTATYTNNLMGAGAAGGTGGSSDIEIYQATVGLSAFELDLFGRVRNLSRAAQEQYFASEEAQRSTRISLIAEIANAWLTMASDSEQLRLSRETAKAFEKTLDLTRAQFRIGTGSELEVRQAETSYQSAVNDIAALETSVARDQNALNLLVGTTVAAEQLPTGFGTEPMTRDALPGDVSSEVLLRRPDVLQAEHQLIAENANIGAARAAFFPTISLTGTLGTLSTALGGLFKDGSYTYTGSPSASLPLFDFGRRSGNLEYAKASQKVAVATYEKAVQTAFKEVSDALAQRGRIGDQIRAQTTRAEAAGVAAKLSDARFRSGVDSFLTTLDAQRTAYGAEQALVTTRLTQASNLVELYRSLGGGLEETTPVGGEQPAR
- a CDS encoding NADP-dependent malic enzyme, whose product is MDETLRRAALDYHRLPRPGKLTIEPTKRMVNQRDLALAYSPGVAVPCMEIAEDPAKALDYTARGNLVAVISNGTAVLGLGAIGALASKPVMEGKAVLFKKFADIDVFDIEVDTTDADKFIEAVALLEPTFGGINLEDIKAPECFYIEAELKKRMNIPVFHDDQHGTAIVVAAAVRNALVLQGRTLADAKLVTSGAGAAALACVDLLVSMGLPIENVTLTDKDGVIHSGREGMLPNMARYARDTNARSLPDVLPGATVFLGLSAPGVLKPEWLPLLGDKPLIFALANPEPEIRPEAAREVRPDAIIATGRSDYPNQVNNVLCFPYIFRGALDAGATQINEAMKAAAAEAIAGLARMPAHDSVAQAYGGRKLVFGPEYIIPTPFDPRLIVEIAGAVAKAAMDSGVATKTLDIAEYKRSLANMNTRSGQLMLPVYQAARGAMKRVAYGEGEDERVLRAVQDALDEGMVRPTLVGRRRILEQKLPELGLSFRLGEHVDLVDPETDHELMGELVAAYGAIASRKGVPTAEVLRHTYRRPTVTAAMLLRTGKVDAALVGGNSEYWGQIEHVLRIIDRAPDVKRVYALSGLILDAGVLFLTDTHMVPDPTPEQIAEMTVLAADAVRRFGLDPKVALLSHSNFGSSNSPSARKMRSAAQLVRKVAPELRVDGEMHADAALSQALREKLVPDSGFEGAANLLVMPNLDAANITLTALSASSSSPTVGPMLLGLSQPIHVLTPGVTARGILNLTSIAVCAADGH
- a CDS encoding LLM class flavin-dependent oxidoreductase, giving the protein MSTTDKTCEVSWFSALCDDDYEFLGQPDPALASSWEHCRNIVLQAEKGGFDNILLPSGYALGIDTTMFAGAIAPLVEKIRLLWAVRMGEDWPPQLARRIATLDRILGGRLTVNIISSDLPGEKLDSRARYQRTLEVMQILKIMLNGEHLKYEGEFYNLDLPPARITTVSGKCPPLYFGGLSEDAREAAAKGCDVYLMWPDTMDKVRETIADMTARAAKYGRTLKFGYRAHVIVRETEDEARVYADRLLSKLDDAAGEAIRQKSLDTASVGVTRQAELRGAAGGDGFVEENLWTGIGRARSGCGAAIVGDPDQVLAKIRAYQAEGIDAFILSGYPHAAEADLFSRHVLPQINHAPLVL
- a CDS encoding aldo/keto reductase; its protein translation is MTYLPSPAARRQLGKSGIEVSALAWGNWRMEGEAADAVRLLHAALDAGIDFIDTADIYGFDGKGGFGDAEALLGKALASEPGLREKLVIATKGGIMPPLPYDSSAEYLTSAIDASLKRLGTDTVELWQIHRPDILTHPSEIAKAVEAAHKAGKIRSFGVSNFTVSQIATLQQFVSLPIVSTQPEISALRLDTIENGELDQAIAMDMAVLAWSPLGGGRIANPEDARTKEVAALLDSAAEEFGVSRTAAAYSWIMAHPARIIPIVGSQKADRIAEATDALKVRWTRASWYAVLVASKGEPLP